A genomic stretch from Chryseobacterium sp. SNU WT5 includes:
- a CDS encoding RrF2 family transcriptional regulator, whose protein sequence is MLSKTCEYALRAMIYIAQQSRDGSTINIKEIAVKINSPELFIAKILQNLSKEGFLQSAKGRYGGFYISDEEAKSSLADIITAIDGDKMFQGCGLGLAFCSETNPCPIHNTYKAARDQLHEIYGKTTLSQFRTENSLEKLELRRE, encoded by the coding sequence ATGTTATCAAAAACATGCGAATATGCCTTGCGAGCGATGATTTATATCGCACAGCAATCTCGCGACGGGAGTACGATAAACATCAAAGAAATTGCTGTTAAAATAAATTCACCCGAGTTATTTATTGCCAAAATTCTTCAAAACTTGAGCAAGGAAGGATTTTTACAATCAGCAAAAGGGCGATATGGCGGGTTCTATATTTCAGATGAAGAGGCTAAAAGCTCGCTCGCAGATATCATTACTGCAATCGATGGCGATAAGATGTTTCAGGGTTGCGGGCTCGGTTTGGCATTTTGTTCAGAAACAAATCCTTGTCCGATTCATAACACCTATAAAGCAGCAAGAGATCAGCTGCATGAGATTTATGGCAAAACGACTTTGAGTCAGTTTAGAACTGAAAATTCTTTAGAAAAACTAGAATTAAGACGAGAATAA